From one Peptoniphilaceae bacterium AMB_02 genomic stretch:
- a CDS encoding carbohydrate-binding protein, with protein MRFEIVGKNLTFEEGKIGEVQKVKSLMLQTQTLSPPYDVVRGEFLVEGAELEGYINEGLTYEEIAELKLKALLEIDVTPLDAHQFANIEKQAINAISEVRNAREDVDVAKAEIKQETKNLVTLAKAEIEEAAKSTILEETEKVRKQLRNLVKIVDIPTDKLNDLIEIYDKWEESENVEVGEIRHYEGKLYEVIQAHTTQSDWTPNATPALWKEIAPEVTEDGEEIIPEFVQPTGAHDAYKLGDKVIFDGKVYKSKIDNNAYSPSAYSAGWERVIEQ; from the coding sequence ATGAGATTTGAAATTGTTGGTAAAAACTTAACGTTCGAAGAAGGTAAAATCGGAGAAGTGCAAAAGGTAAAGAGCTTAATGTTACAAACACAAACCTTGTCTCCGCCTTATGACGTGGTTCGAGGTGAGTTTTTGGTTGAGGGTGCAGAGTTAGAGGGATACATTAATGAGGGATTAACTTATGAAGAAATTGCCGAGTTAAAATTAAAAGCATTGCTAGAAATAGACGTTACTCCCTTAGATGCTCACCAATTTGCAAATATTGAAAAGCAGGCAATAAATGCAATTTCAGAAGTGAGAAATGCAAGAGAAGACGTTGATGTAGCGAAAGCAGAAATTAAGCAAGAAACAAAAAACTTAGTCACTCTTGCAAAAGCGGAGATTGAAGAAGCGGCAAAGAGTACGATTCTAGAAGAAACTGAAAAAGTAAGAAAGCAATTAAGAAATCTTGTCAAGATTGTTGATATTCCAACTGATAAGCTAAATGACTTAATTGAAATATATGACAAATGGGAAGAATCAGAAAATGTTGAAGTTGGTGAGATTAGACATTATGAGGGGAAGCTGTATGAAGTAATTCAAGCCCATACAACACAATCAGACTGGACGCCGAACGCAACTCCTGCACTTTGGAAAGAAATTGCTCCGGAAGTGACAGAGGACGGAGAGGAAATAATACCCGAGTTCGTGCAACCTACTGGGGCGCATGACGCATACAAATTAGGTGACAAAGTTATATTTGATGGCAAGGTTTACAAAAGTAAAATTGACAATAACGCCTACAGTCCGTCAGCATATTCAGCCGGTTGGGAAAGGGTGATTGAACAATGA
- a CDS encoding phage tail protein has protein sequence MTDQKNVTYGKPKVTGAVFTAPLGTALPTNATTELAESYKALGYVSEDGLVNKNTPESDKIKAWGGDVVLVTQTNKEDVFTFKLIEATNAEVLKKVYGIENVTGDLSTKTGLKITANAKELEEHVQVFDMILKGGLLKRIVIPIAKVAEVGDISYLDNDAVGYELTLQALPDENGNTHYEYIQDPNAV, from the coding sequence ATGACTGATCAAAAAAATGTAACGTATGGGAAACCTAAAGTCACTGGAGCGGTGTTCACAGCTCCACTTGGAACAGCCTTGCCAACTAATGCTACAACAGAACTTGCAGAATCATATAAGGCTTTAGGCTATGTTTCTGAAGATGGCTTAGTGAATAAAAACACTCCCGAGTCAGACAAAATAAAAGCTTGGGGAGGAGATGTTGTACTAGTAACACAAACTAACAAAGAAGATGTATTTACTTTTAAGTTAATAGAAGCGACTAATGCAGAAGTATTAAAAAAAGTATATGGAATAGAAAATGTAACAGGAGATTTATCTACAAAAACCGGGCTAAAAATAACAGCAAATGCAAAAGAACTTGAAGAGCATGTACAAGTCTTTGATATGATTTTAAAGGGTGGATTGCTTAAGAGGATTGTTATTCCAATTGCTAAAGTTGCAGAAGTAGGAGATATATCCTACTTGGATAATGATGCTGTAGGATACGAATTAACATTACAAGCGTTGCCGGACGAAAACGGAAATACGCATTATGAATATATCCAGGACCCTAATGCAGTTTAG
- a CDS encoding phage Gp19/Gp15/Gp42 family protein: protein MTTFATVDDVTTLWRELSNEEIERTEALLEVVSDTLRIEANKVGKDLDEMRKSESFANVLKSVVVDVIARTLMTSTNQEPMIQSSESALGYSYSGTFLVPGGGLFIKKQELARLGLRTQRYGVIDFYGED, encoded by the coding sequence ATGACTACATTTGCAACAGTAGATGATGTTACTACTTTATGGAGAGAGCTTAGTAATGAAGAGATTGAAAGGACTGAAGCACTACTAGAAGTAGTATCCGACACACTAAGAATAGAAGCTAATAAAGTTGGGAAAGATCTTGACGAGATGAGAAAAAGCGAATCGTTCGCAAATGTTCTTAAAAGTGTTGTTGTAGATGTTATAGCAAGAACATTAATGACTTCAACTAATCAAGAACCAATGATACAGAGTTCAGAAAGTGCTTTAGGATATTCTTATTCTGGAACATTTTTAGTACCTGGTGGTGGGTTGTTTATTAAAAAGCAAGAACTCGCTAGGCTTGGACTGAGAACCCAAAGATATGGGGTGATTGATTTTTATGGGGAAGATTAG
- a CDS encoding DUF5361 domain-containing protein, whose product MAETYNIYDYKKLPALKVASFCVGLRDDSRVKMKLANTKLTIEQSLLMSIFDQLNILIWSKTKDGSKGRNAPKSLIMSFKDSDNDEIKYLTSEDFMKARNKLLRKD is encoded by the coding sequence ATGGCAGAAACTTACAATATTTACGATTATAAGAAGCTACCAGCGTTAAAGGTGGCTTCTTTTTGTGTAGGTCTAAGAGATGATTCAAGAGTTAAGATGAAGCTTGCAAATACTAAATTAACAATAGAGCAATCTCTTTTAATGTCTATATTTGACCAACTGAACATTTTAATCTGGTCAAAAACTAAAGATGGGAGCAAGGGTAGGAATGCTCCAAAGTCTCTAATTATGTCATTTAAAGATTCTGATAATGACGAAATTAAGTATCTTACGAGCGAGGACTTTATGAAAGCAAGAAATAAATTACTAAGAAAGGACTGA
- a CDS encoding phage tail spike protein — MIRLFNKSETDFNHNEHILQPLKCEVIEEENGQFELEFESLLNNKIEVGSIIKAPTPRGEQLFRVYKPTHTLTKTSVRARHIFYDLLSNFLEDSRPTATNGSGALASILDGTLYPHRFTGFSILSNIATAYYVRKNPVQAILGQDNSLINRWGGYIKRDNFNIRHIVNGRNYGYEIRYGKNLQGIRQEIDDSKVVTKIMPTWVVDNVVQMLPEKYIDSPLIESYPYPKVGEIRIDVPESITNKTEYVRQEAQKYFTDYKIDKPLINYKIDFISLRKISEYKDYVWLEELDLYDEVNVIVPKMNLDLKANVISYSYDCISERFNKIEIGNFTNSLAKNTSTLIKEIDNKIDVKASELEAKQKEATDKISGVTGGNIVIRSTADGKPFEILAMDTADMATAKEVVRINKNGIGFSHNGILGHYSVGITIDGHIVADFVDVGTMTANILKSGILADLKGKFFMNMETGALNLGNKITYNPDTNEFKIDGALLVEMIRGTYLKLSGKNISLDGDTQVLGSFSVPGSSLFGTVDAETINVKNMNASNLNRGTVGTSVNNLSGHMSNTSYSASMSGSSTGFNANSSDVEFVYGSAPRLVVKGRIDANPPNGHHTFELNGMSLSNVYGSCSIKPAGGAVTNCEGGGAWKFPGVFTSRLQLNSKEVYVDGNGFLKV; from the coding sequence ATGATTAGATTATTTAATAAATCAGAAACTGATTTTAATCACAATGAACATATCCTCCAACCTTTGAAATGTGAAGTTATCGAAGAGGAAAACGGTCAATTTGAACTAGAGTTTGAATCATTACTAAATAATAAAATTGAAGTTGGTAGTATTATAAAGGCACCGACACCACGCGGTGAACAGCTTTTTAGGGTTTATAAACCTACTCATACATTAACAAAAACATCAGTAAGAGCAAGACATATATTTTATGACTTGCTCTCTAATTTTTTAGAAGACAGTAGACCTACTGCAACTAACGGGAGTGGAGCATTAGCAAGCATATTAGATGGAACGCTTTATCCACATAGATTTACTGGATTTTCAATACTAAGTAATATAGCTACTGCATATTATGTTAGAAAAAATCCAGTTCAAGCAATTTTAGGTCAAGACAATTCGCTGATTAATAGATGGGGTGGATACATTAAACGTGATAACTTTAATATCCGTCACATTGTTAATGGTAGGAATTATGGTTACGAAATCAGATATGGGAAAAATCTACAAGGGATAAGACAAGAAATAGATGACAGTAAAGTTGTCACGAAAATAATGCCAACCTGGGTAGTGGACAATGTGGTGCAAATGCTACCTGAAAAGTATATTGATAGTCCTCTTATAGAAAGTTATCCTTACCCTAAAGTCGGAGAAATTAGAATAGATGTTCCCGAAAGTATAACAAATAAAACAGAATATGTAAGGCAAGAAGCACAAAAATATTTCACAGATTATAAGATAGATAAACCACTAATTAATTACAAAATAGATTTTATAAGTTTAAGAAAGATATCAGAGTATAAAGATTATGTGTGGCTAGAGGAACTAGATCTCTATGATGAGGTTAACGTCATTGTTCCTAAAATGAACTTAGATCTAAAAGCTAATGTAATTAGTTATTCTTATGATTGCATTTCTGAAAGATTTAATAAAATTGAAATTGGAAACTTCACGAATTCTCTTGCAAAAAACACTTCGACACTAATCAAAGAAATAGATAATAAAATTGATGTAAAAGCGAGCGAGCTTGAAGCTAAGCAAAAAGAAGCCACGGATAAAATATCAGGAGTCACGGGCGGAAATATTGTGATAAGAAGTACAGCAGATGGCAAGCCCTTTGAGATTTTAGCCATGGACACAGCAGATATGGCAACAGCAAAAGAGGTTGTAAGGATCAACAAGAATGGAATAGGTTTTAGCCACAATGGAATATTGGGTCATTACAGCGTAGGAATTACGATAGATGGGCATATTGTAGCAGATTTTGTCGATGTTGGTACAATGACAGCTAACATTCTAAAATCAGGTATTCTTGCAGATTTAAAAGGTAAGTTTTTTATGAATATGGAAACTGGTGCTTTAAATCTTGGGAATAAGATCACTTATAACCCAGATACAAATGAATTTAAAATCGATGGTGCTCTCTTAGTTGAAATGATCAGAGGAACTTATTTAAAACTTAGTGGTAAAAACATTTCACTTGATGGCGACACTCAAGTACTTGGTTCTTTCTCTGTTCCAGGTTCATCCCTTTTTGGAACTGTGGATGCTGAAACTATAAACGTAAAAAATATGAATGCTTCAAATTTAAATAGAGGTACTGTCGGTACAAGCGTTAATAATTTAAGTGGTCATATGAGCAATACAAGTTATAGTGCAAGTATGTCAGGATCAAGTACAGGATTTAACGCAAATAGTTCAGATGTTGAGTTCGTATATGGTTCAGCACCAAGGCTGGTTGTTAAAGGTCGTATTGATGCAAATCCGCCGAATGGGCATCATACCTTTGAGCTTAATGGTATGAGCTTGAGCAATGTGTATGGAAGTTGTTCTATCAAACCCGCTGGCGGAGCTGTTACAAACTGTGAGGGTGGTGGAGCTTGGAAATTCCCAGGAGTTTTCACAAGCAGACTGCAACTAAATAGTAAAGAAGTTTATGTTGACGGAAATGGATTTTTGAAAGTTTAA
- a CDS encoding DUF4355 domain-containing protein: MDFKAIETQEELDRIIGERLARERAKSSADYDALKNEKLQLEGELTTLKATLETTNTESQGLKKQIEELNGKLSGYETEQIKTKIALQHGLPFDLASRLVGTSEDEIKSDALKMSEYLTSSKPVPPLRTTEPENEGNDPYKNLLSNLKGE, from the coding sequence ATGGATTTTAAAGCAATTGAAACACAAGAGGAACTGGACAGGATCATTGGAGAAAGACTGGCAAGGGAAAGAGCGAAGTCGAGTGCAGATTATGACGCACTTAAAAATGAAAAGCTGCAGCTTGAAGGGGAGCTCACAACACTAAAAGCTACTCTTGAAACAACAAACACTGAATCACAAGGATTAAAAAAGCAGATTGAAGAGCTTAATGGTAAATTATCCGGATACGAAACGGAACAAATAAAGACTAAGATAGCACTTCAGCATGGTTTACCTTTTGATTTAGCTAGTAGACTTGTTGGAACTAGTGAAGATGAAATCAAATCAGATGCATTGAAGATGTCGGAATATCTGACAAGTTCAAAACCTGTTCCACCTTTAAGAACGACTGAACCAGAAAACGAGGGAAATGACCCTTACAAAAATTTATTAAGTAATTTAAAAGGAGAATAA
- the glgB gene encoding 1,4-alpha-glucan branching protein GlgB: protein MGKEGLLFHYSEDLSLYAHIYHEGKNDKSYEFLGAHFIDDEGRDDVVRFAVWAPNAKFVNLIGDFNEWHEFNLPMKRISGSGIWEITVQGVKVFDAYKYRIVTQNDEIRYKADPYAFHAEERPKSASKVYDIRNYEWNDLKWKNRMKKIDLYNTPISIYEVNLSSWKKHPNNANYSYIELADDLVKYVKSMDYTHVEFMPITEYPYDGSWGYQALGYFAPTSRFGTPKDFMYLIDQLHQNGIGVIIDWVPVHFCKDDHGLARFDGTNCYESVNEEKANNIAWGTLNFDYSKKEVVNFLISSALFWHDYYHIDGIRVDAVAYILYTDFSNPNLKNEDGTNINKESIEFIKKLNTKVYEYFPNTMMIAEESTAYPHITMPIDKGGLGFSFKWNMGWMNDIIKYMNMDPIFRKDHHNALTFTMTYAFSENYILPFSHDEVVHAKGSMLNKMFGDYNNRFKQLRLLYTYMFTHPGRKLLFMGNEFAQYDEWDEWSELSWELLDFESHAKMQAFVKDLNKLYKKEKALYEVENSFDGFNWIEHENAKESIIAYERIDKKGNKVICVFNFTPVDRPAYPIGVDKSGNYSIIINSDHNRYGGDTKRNKYFRSIDEPIHGKDYRINVDIPAYGGFIIKRKIK, encoded by the coding sequence ATGGGAAAAGAGGGCTTATTATTTCATTATTCGGAAGATTTATCATTATATGCACATATTTACCATGAAGGTAAAAATGATAAATCTTATGAATTTTTAGGTGCACATTTTATCGATGATGAAGGGCGAGATGATGTCGTTAGATTTGCTGTATGGGCACCAAATGCAAAGTTTGTAAATCTAATAGGTGATTTCAATGAATGGCATGAATTTAATTTACCTATGAAGAGAATTTCAGGTAGCGGAATATGGGAGATTACAGTTCAAGGGGTAAAAGTATTTGATGCATATAAATACAGAATTGTGACTCAAAATGATGAGATTAGGTATAAAGCGGATCCTTATGCTTTTCACGCTGAGGAAAGACCGAAGTCTGCATCGAAGGTTTATGATATTAGGAACTATGAGTGGAATGATTTGAAGTGGAAAAATCGTATGAAGAAGATCGATTTATATAACACTCCAATATCTATTTATGAGGTAAATCTTTCTTCATGGAAGAAGCATCCAAATAATGCAAACTATTCGTATATTGAATTGGCAGATGATCTTGTAAAGTACGTCAAAAGTATGGATTATACTCATGTTGAATTCATGCCGATTACAGAATATCCGTATGATGGATCTTGGGGGTATCAAGCACTAGGCTATTTTGCGCCTACATCGAGATTTGGAACACCTAAGGATTTTATGTATTTAATCGACCAACTTCACCAAAATGGTATTGGTGTAATAATAGATTGGGTTCCAGTTCATTTTTGCAAAGACGATCATGGTTTAGCTAGATTCGATGGAACTAATTGTTATGAGAGCGTTAATGAAGAAAAAGCAAATAATATTGCATGGGGTACATTAAATTTTGATTATTCGAAAAAAGAAGTCGTCAATTTCTTAATTTCGTCTGCATTGTTTTGGCATGATTACTATCATATTGACGGTATAAGAGTCGATGCAGTTGCATATATACTATATACAGATTTTAGTAATCCTAATTTAAAAAATGAAGATGGTACAAATATAAATAAGGAATCTATCGAATTTATCAAGAAACTCAATACCAAGGTATATGAGTACTTCCCTAATACGATGATGATTGCTGAGGAATCTACTGCGTATCCTCATATAACTATGCCTATTGACAAAGGTGGATTAGGTTTTAGTTTTAAGTGGAATATGGGATGGATGAATGACATAATAAAGTATATGAATATGGATCCTATATTCAGGAAAGACCATCACAATGCGCTAACATTTACAATGACATATGCTTTTTCAGAAAATTATATTCTTCCTTTTAGTCATGATGAAGTTGTCCATGCAAAAGGGTCTATGTTAAATAAGATGTTTGGAGATTATAATAATCGTTTCAAACAACTACGACTCCTATATACTTATATGTTCACTCATCCGGGTAGAAAACTACTCTTTATGGGAAATGAGTTTGCACAATACGATGAATGGGACGAATGGAGTGAACTTAGTTGGGAGTTATTAGATTTTGAGTCGCATGCTAAAATGCAGGCTTTCGTTAAAGATTTGAATAAACTTTATAAAAAGGAAAAGGCATTATATGAAGTCGAAAATAGTTTTGACGGATTTAATTGGATAGAACATGAGAATGCCAAGGAGTCAATAATAGCATATGAAAGAATTGATAAAAAAGGAAACAAAGTAATATGCGTTTTCAATTTTACACCTGTAGATAGACCGGCTTATCCAATAGGAGTAGATAAGAGTGGTAATTACAGTATAATCATCAATTCTGATCATAATAGGTATGGAGGGGATACAAAAAGGAATAAATACTTTAGATCTATAGATGAACCGATTCATGGAAAGGATTATCGAATTAATGTAGATATTCCGGCTTATGGAGGTTTTATTATCAAACGGAAGATCAAATAG
- a CDS encoding HNH endonuclease signature motif containing protein: protein MTRPDRRGAHRSTLERNKKRIFATQNTCGICGHPVDMKIKPPAPLAPCIDHIIPVSKGGHPSDIDNLQLAHWSCNRQKSDKLFRNSEKVVIGNRNLPQSKNWAAYRSKS from the coding sequence ATGACAAGACCAGACAGAAGAGGAGCGCACCGCTCGACGTTAGAAAGAAATAAGAAAAGAATTTTTGCAACACAAAATACATGTGGAATATGTGGACATCCAGTTGATATGAAGATTAAACCTCCGGCACCTTTAGCTCCTTGTATTGACCATATCATACCAGTGTCCAAGGGTGGACATCCTTCAGACATTGATAATTTACAACTTGCACATTGGAGTTGTAATAGACAGAAGTCTGATAAGCTATTTAGGAACTCTGAAAAAGTAGTAATAGGGAACCGTAATTTACCACAGTCAAAAAACTGGGCTGCTTATCGGAGCAAAAGTTAA
- a CDS encoding phage major capsid protein: MAVLSKGNLFDPVIVQDLVSKVKGHSSLAVLSAKEPLSFNGNKEFIFTMDSEVDIVAENGKKSHGGVKIEPKIVTPLKVEYGARVSDEFIYASEEEQINILKAFNDGFAKKVARGLDLMAMHGVNPRTGTASTVIGTNHFDATITQTVTFDAAQVEENIEAAVAMIQGADGDVTGMAMAPAFSGALATLKVNGVKQYPELAWGSNPAAINGLKVDINRTISDGTDVKDRAIIGDFQDMFSWGYAKEIPLEVIKYGDPDNSGNDLKGYNQVYLRAEVYLGWGILDADSFVRIVTV, encoded by the coding sequence ATGGCAGTATTAAGCAAAGGAAATTTATTTGACCCTGTAATCGTGCAGGACTTAGTTAGCAAGGTAAAAGGACATTCATCATTAGCAGTTTTATCAGCAAAAGAACCACTATCTTTTAATGGTAATAAGGAATTTATATTTACTATGGATTCCGAAGTAGATATTGTTGCAGAAAATGGAAAAAAATCACATGGTGGTGTTAAAATTGAGCCTAAAATAGTTACACCATTAAAAGTTGAATATGGTGCAAGAGTTTCAGATGAATTCATATATGCATCTGAAGAAGAGCAAATTAATATCTTAAAAGCATTTAACGATGGATTTGCAAAGAAAGTAGCTAGAGGTCTTGACCTTATGGCTATGCATGGAGTAAATCCTAGGACCGGGACAGCTTCAACTGTAATTGGTACAAATCATTTCGATGCTACTATCACCCAAACAGTTACATTTGATGCGGCACAGGTGGAAGAAAATATTGAAGCTGCTGTTGCGATGATTCAAGGTGCTGATGGAGATGTTACAGGTATGGCAATGGCACCTGCATTTAGTGGGGCATTAGCAACACTAAAAGTAAATGGAGTAAAACAATATCCTGAACTGGCGTGGGGTTCTAATCCAGCAGCAATTAACGGATTAAAAGTTGATATTAATAGAACTATATCTGATGGAACAGACGTAAAAGATAGAGCGATAATAGGGGACTTCCAGGACATGTTTTCTTGGGGATATGCAAAAGAAATACCATTAGAAGTAATTAAGTATGGTGATCCTGACAATTCAGGAAATGACCTTAAAGGTTATAACCAAGTATACTTAAGAGCAGAGGTGTATCTCGGATGGGGAATTCTAGACGCAGATAGTTTTGTTAGAATTGTAACCGTATAG
- a CDS encoding glucosaminidase domain-containing protein produces the protein MQNLNIKQLMIPSNRYWLKSPFTMQPKGITIHNTANSVSAIREASFSAGNDWEVSSHYYVDESEAIQSLPLNRIAWHASDGSEGFGNRNTICIEICRSTGDLEQFKQAELNSVKLTLMLMKEFNIPLSMVKRHYDYARDKKYCPHKTMDLGWQRWLNFIPSIDSIKVDKTADFIERIKLGAISGWKTHEILPSLTIAQAILESASGTSELATRANAIFGIKAHTDPKWPKTYEKDTQEWVNGKLVTVKAKFKAYNSWDESIRDRLKYLVTRNISGKYIYADVVGEKDYKKAAQKIYKAGYATDLQYPFKLIKIIEQYNLQKYDNIAISEENNMKTNRIVIGYQNDGDLANALALLNVLGNRALLIKGTDLTEIKAPEIIQVGGTEIKGATKIIKGATRKETLLEISKHLKEK, from the coding sequence ATGCAAAATCTTAATATCAAGCAGTTAATGATACCTTCTAATAGATATTGGTTAAAATCTCCTTTCACAATGCAGCCTAAAGGGATAACAATCCATAACACTGCTAATTCCGTCAGCGCTATCAGAGAAGCTTCCTTTTCGGCTGGCAATGATTGGGAAGTTTCTTCGCATTACTATGTCGATGAAAGTGAAGCAATACAGTCTTTGCCTCTTAATAGAATTGCTTGGCACGCATCTGATGGGAGCGAAGGTTTTGGAAATCGCAATACGATTTGTATTGAGATTTGTAGAAGTACTGGAGACTTAGAGCAATTTAAGCAAGCGGAATTAAATTCGGTTAAATTAACATTAATGCTGATGAAAGAGTTTAATATTCCTCTAAGCATGGTAAAAAGACACTATGATTATGCAAGAGATAAAAAATATTGTCCGCACAAAACTATGGATTTAGGCTGGCAGCGATGGCTAAACTTTATACCTAGTATAGATTCTATAAAAGTAGATAAAACAGCTGATTTTATCGAAAGAATAAAGTTAGGTGCTATTTCAGGGTGGAAGACACATGAAATATTACCATCGCTAACAATTGCCCAGGCTATTTTAGAGAGTGCATCGGGAACATCTGAATTAGCTACTAGGGCAAATGCAATTTTTGGAATCAAGGCACACACAGATCCAAAGTGGCCAAAGACATACGAAAAAGACACTCAAGAGTGGGTTAATGGAAAACTTGTAACAGTAAAAGCTAAGTTCAAAGCCTATAATAGTTGGGATGAAAGTATAAGAGATAGATTAAAATATTTAGTAACAAGGAATATATCAGGTAAATATATCTATGCTGATGTAGTGGGTGAAAAAGATTACAAAAAAGCTGCACAAAAAATATATAAGGCTGGATATGCAACTGACCTACAGTATCCATTTAAATTAATCAAGATTATTGAACAATATAATTTACAAAAATATGATAATATAGCAATTTCAGAGGAGAATAATATGAAAACTAATAGAATAGTAATCGGTTACCAGAATGATGGTGATTTAGCAAATGCCCTTGCCTTACTAAATGTGTTAGGTAATAGGGCATTATTAATTAAAGGAACAGATTTAACAGAAATAAAAGCACCTGAAATTATCCAGGTAGGTGGAACAGAAATAAAAGGTGCAACTAAAATAATAAAGGGTGCAACTAGAAAAGAAACACTATTAGAAATATCAAAACATTTGAAGGAGAAATAA
- a CDS encoding terminase: MAKTRLGNQIPTQSVILPYRKSKYKEAIEIYEQSGRTAQKWQIDLTKHILATNKDGLWTHTKFGYSLPRRNGKNEVVAIRELYGLMKGELILHTAHRTTTSHAAWERLLRMLDKAGIEYDSLRAIGRERIELPDTGGRVEFRTRTSTGGLGEGFDLLVIDEAQEYTDDQESALKYVVTDSQNPQTLFCGTPPTPISSGTVFTNLRNSTLEGSTPNGGWAEWGVGEQSDIRDKELWYLTNPSLGTIFTERSIEDEIGSDEVDFNIQRLGLWIKYNQKSVISQTEWESLQVKRLPKLEGKLFVGVKYGHDGANVAMSIAVKTASNKVFVESIDCQSVRNGNAWLLNFLGQADVQTIVIDGQGGQQLLAAELKEQKIKGFILPTVKEIILANSSFEQGLYQQSICHKGQPSLSQVVTNCEKRNIGSGGGFGYKSQFEDYDISLMDSMILAHWACSEAKPPRKQKIRY; encoded by the coding sequence GTGGCAAAGACTAGACTAGGCAATCAAATACCAACGCAGTCGGTTATTTTGCCTTATAGAAAGAGTAAATACAAAGAAGCAATAGAAATCTATGAACAGTCAGGGAGAACGGCACAAAAGTGGCAAATTGACCTTACAAAACATATACTGGCTACAAATAAAGATGGACTATGGACACATACAAAGTTTGGATATTCTCTACCTCGTAGAAACGGTAAGAATGAGGTTGTGGCTATTCGAGAACTATACGGACTTATGAAAGGTGAGCTAATTCTTCACACAGCACACAGGACAACAACTTCACATGCTGCTTGGGAAAGACTTCTCAGAATGCTAGACAAAGCAGGCATAGAATATGATTCACTTAGAGCAATCGGAAGAGAAAGAATAGAACTACCTGACACAGGTGGAAGGGTTGAATTTCGTACCAGAACAAGCACAGGTGGTTTAGGAGAGGGTTTTGACTTGTTAGTAATAGACGAGGCTCAAGAGTACACAGACGACCAAGAATCGGCTCTTAAATACGTTGTAACAGATAGTCAGAATCCACAGACATTATTTTGTGGAACTCCTCCAACTCCTATTAGTTCAGGAACTGTATTTACAAATTTAAGAAATTCAACACTGGAAGGTAGTACTCCTAATGGTGGTTGGGCAGAGTGGGGAGTTGGAGAGCAATCAGATATCAGAGATAAAGAATTATGGTACTTAACAAACCCAAGCTTAGGAACAATCTTCACTGAAAGGTCTATTGAAGATGAAATCGGTTCAGATGAAGTAGATTTTAACATTCAAAGGCTAGGTTTATGGATTAAATATAATCAGAAATCTGTAATAAGTCAGACAGAATGGGAGTCGCTACAAGTTAAAAGATTGCCAAAACTCGAGGGCAAACTATTTGTAGGAGTCAAATATGGTCATGATGGTGCAAATGTCGCCATGAGCATTGCCGTTAAAACTGCAAGCAATAAAGTATTTGTTGAGTCAATAGATTGCCAATCGGTTAGAAATGGAAATGCCTGGTTACTTAATTTTTTAGGCCAAGCAGATGTTCAGACGATTGTCATAGATGGACAAGGAGGTCAGCAATTATTAGCAGCAGAACTCAAAGAACAAAAGATAAAAGGGTTTATATTACCAACAGTAAAGGAAATTATATTAGCAAATAGTAGTTTTGAACAAGGATTGTATCAGCAGTCCATATGTCATAAAGGACAGCCGTCATTGTCGCAAGTGGTTACGAACTGTGAAAAAAGAAATATAGGTTCAGGCGGTGGATTCGGATATAAGAGCCAGTTTGAAGATTACGACATATCACTTATGGACAGTATGATACTTGCTCACTGGGCATGTAGTGAAGCAAAACCACCAAGAAAACAAAAAATTAGGTATTAA